Proteins from one Hemicordylus capensis ecotype Gifberg chromosome 7, rHemCap1.1.pri, whole genome shotgun sequence genomic window:
- the SERTAD1 gene encoding SERTA domain-containing protein 1, with protein sequence MLARGLKRKRSPEAEVGGSEPPAAAAAPPAASSSLFSISLSKLRQSLQLAEPDLRHLVLVANTLRRIQEEMQPAAAASHPQQGLGRGAPWVDSSSPSGHCAVGALQDAGRRLGLPPPPPPAPVDALLLSTMDVSGFSTILEDLSGLEGFSESPSPSSGPPGKVQLCPLSPEPERTSHLEIGGPGGSLLEDGLEGLFEDIDTSMYDSDLWPAPGSLPSFKEAFSRGEAEGGEGLGLEDLDYLMDVIVGAHEL encoded by the coding sequence ATGCTGGCCAGAGGCCTGAAGCGGAAGCGGAGCCCAGAGGCAGAGGTGGGGGGCTCAgagcctccagcagcagcagcagcgccccccgccgcctccagctCCCTCTTCAGCATCTCGCTCTCCAAGCTGCGCCAGAGCCTCCAGCTTGCAGAGCCCGACCTCCGGCACCTGGTCCTGGTGGCCAACACCCTCCGGCGGATCCAGGAGGAGATGCAGCCGGCGGCAGCCGCCTCCCATCCCCAGCAAGGCCTGGGCAGGGGGGCCCCCTGGGTGGACAGCAGCTCGCCCTCCGGACACTGTGCCGTGGGCGCCCTCCAGGACGCTGGCAGGCGGCtggggctgccccctccccctcccccggccccAGTGGACGCACTCCTGCTCTCCACGATGGACGTCTCCGGCTTCTCCACCATCCTGGAGGACTTGAGCGGGCTGGAGGGCTTCAGcgagtccccctccccctcttccggCCCGCCTGGCAAGGTCCAGCTCTGTCCGCTCAGCCCAGAGCCTGAGCGGACGTCCCACCTGGAGATTGGGGGCCCCGGGGGCTCCCTGCTGGAGGACGGCCTGGAGGGCCTCTTTGAGGACATCGACACCTCCATGTACGACTCCGACCTGTGGCCCGCCCCCGGCAGCCTCCCCAGCTTCAAGGAGGCCTTCTCCAGGggggaggcggaggggggggaggggctgggctTGGAGGACCTTGACTATCTCATGGACGTGATTGTGGGGGCGCACGAGTTGTGA